cagatgaataaaaaaacccaaaaaagtcATCCACAGATAACCACTGTTAATCTTTTAGCAAACAGAGCTTTCAGAGCCTTTTCTGTACATGGATCACTAGGTAAGTATCTTTGTAGTTTTACAAAAATGGACTGATGCCATATGTATGGTTCtgcaaactgttttttttttttaattttacaatgcACCATAAACATTTTTCCATGCAATGGATGAAAATCTGCTACTGAAACAGAGGGCTGCAGTTGGATAACATGAGTGACAACTAAAGCATAGTATTAGCATGAGATTAAATAAAGCACAAGGCTTTGCAAATGCCTGCCAGGGGCATTACACAAAAGGAATGTCTTCAAAGCCCCTTTGTGGGGCCCTGCAGCCACCCCTGAGTTCCCTTGGGCCCCTGGGGTGGAAAGGGTCCTGTAAACTTTTTTGCATCCACATAAACCCCCCCAGTTTCTGTCTGGTTTTCTTCACTTCATCCTCCACCCTAGCCATCTCGTCAAATTCTCTTATCATCTCCTCATTGCTCAAATGCATATCGTGTATGGCCTCCTTGTATTCCTTGAGACACTGAGCCAGCCCCTTATTGGTTTTCCTTTTGGCCTTCCTGGGTACATCGTCCCCAGCTGGGCGCTTTCCTGCAGCCCTTGGTTCGCTGGCTGGCTTTCCTTCTTTTGCCTTTCCCTCGCTCTCTGGTTTTCCTTCTTTTGGTTTTCCCTCATTCTCTGGCTTTCCCTGGCTGACTGGCTTTCCTTCTCTTGGCTTTGCCTCACTCTCTGGCTTTTCCTTATCCTTTAGTACTTCCTTATCTTCTATCTTTCCCTTGTGATCAATCCTTCCTTTGTTTTCTAACTTTTCCTTGTCTTCCACAGTACAAGCTACTCCTGGCTTTCCCGCATCCAGTGGCTGttctttgttttccatctttCCTGGGTTCTCAGGCATTCCTTCATTTTCACTGCAGAGTTTTTCCATGTTGAGAtgtcccctccttttcctgtcCTGGGAGTAGGGTAGGGGGGAGAGAAGACAAAGAGGAGACAAGGGAGACTGAGGGCTTGGGGGATGGAATGCAGTTCGGAATAGCAGGCGCTTCTCGCCCCTTGTCAGGAGTCCCCTGACCTGGCCCGGCCCTCCTAGTGTGCCTTATGCCACCCTTTACCCGACCAGTCCTCCTGTACGTGAGCCAACCATTTCTCTGGCAGGCCCTGCCATGTTTCCCTACATTTGTTCAGTGTGTGTAAATGTGTTGGGAAGTGGGCAGTGGGGCCCCCACTTTTGCCCAGACTGTGCCCTCCACACTCCCCGACCCTCTGGGTCCCTGTCCAGTGCCCCTCTCTTTCACTGACCTGCGGGGATTCTGGACAGGTTCCTCCTCCTTTTCTAGCCTAGCAGAGTGCTGGGAAGAACGGACACGCAGACCTGCAGACAGACAGGAGACCGGGGCTGGGCGTCCAGTGGATGCACAGGGACTCGGGTCCCTTTCCTAAATCCCAGCCCTCCTCACCCAACGATTCCCTCCCCCACCGCCTCCGCCCCCCGCACCCCAGCCGCCATTTCTTTTCACGCCTCGGGCACCAGACCAGGATGTTTTCCAAACTAATTTTGGATCTTTGCGTCCTTCTCCCTCGGAGGCAACTCGCCTCCCCACCCTTGAGGTCAACTTTTTACTCCACGCACGGAGTGGCAGAGAGGGGGTATTTCCACTGTCTCACTGCTGGGGCGCCCCCCAACTCACCATCTCTGACTCCAAAATGGACGGAGGGCAGAGAAGAGGAGGTGCGGAGAAAGGGGGAATGAGTACCCGGGGTGTCCGCCTTCCCCACCCTCCGCCCACTGGCCGCTGGCTCCCCCTTAGCTGTTTGCCCACCGCCATCTCTGTCCACACAGGCCAGCTCCCCTCGCTCCGGACCCCATCCCCAACCTTCTTTCTTTCCGTGCCCGTCGTCTTCCCCCATTCCAGTGTCCCGTAGGCAGCGACGACAGCCCGCACACTGACCTCAGAGAACCTGGAGCAACAATTAGAAGCTCGCAGACGGCTCCGGGTCCGAccgcagggagggagggagggcgggcgggTACCCGGACCGGTGCCCACATCTGCGCCCCGCGGTCACGTGAGCGTCTCGTCACCCGAGCTCCGCCCCCCGCACCCCGCCTACTAGCCGGCGTCTGCCGGCCACCCGCCACCTCCCTCGGACAGGTCCCCCCTAACCTCTCCTGGTCCTTTTGTCCGTTTCCTCTTCTTGAGAAGTTGGTCgaagaaagaattttaataaaaacacagcggcttttttttttaaataaatgggtTGGGCTGCTGAGGGGTGGAGTCCTGACAACAGTCAAATTCCATTGCAAGAACGTAGACCCACCAATGAATTGTATATGAACTTTAATATTGTACAAAGAGTAGAATATTGCACTTTAGGAAAAATTTCCCGTCAAAATGAAATTGTCCCTTTTTCCTGACATGCACAAACATAAATTTTCTAATCAATTAAATATTTAGAtctaaaaatgaaactatatttGAAGCAGAATGAAAGAACgatacttttttttaagtgagagacTGAATATAGAACAGACAATGACCAAACCATATATGACGATAGAATTGTGACCCACAGCCTCTGTAGCAAGCAGTCCGAGAAGCCGaaccacagcctctgcagcaatCTTCAGGACTTGGTCAAAGAATGCCAGACCTGCTACCAACTAGAGAAATCTAAATATGCTACCCAAACCAATCACATAATATGTCCCTGCTTCTAGTTATCTGGCCTCCATCGTCCCCATGCCAACAACCTCCAATAAGAGAAAACCtggttttccctttttattcATTCTAAAGCTTTCCCAGTCCCCTGCCTGCCTTTAAATCTCTGCCAGACAGAAGTTATGGTGACTGACTCCATTGTTATAACAAACTCTGAATAACTAGCCTCTGCTTCTACATAGGGTTTTTGTGTGGAAGgactttcaaaatataataacagAGATGAACATTTAAGGACAATGTTGATAGATTTGATTACATGAAAATGTGTATTAGATTTGTTAAGGGATTGGGGACACATGCATTCTTCTCTGCTCTTGTTGAGAGTATTGGTAAAAATTTTCTGAAGGGCAACTttgtaaatagtttaaaaataaaaatatttgatatttgggctcagcaattccacttctaataTTTACCCATGGAGATCTTTAGTAAGATGCTAAAATATAatcttatgttttaaaatgttttatgttttaaaacttcCCATAACAATTGTTTATTATGAATTTATTCTTTGCTGGAACGGGGGCTACAGAAGTGATACTGTAGTCTTGGTTTATAATGGGAAAAATGGAACATCACTGTTGTCCTTCAGTACAGATTTAGTTACATAATCTTAATACATTTGTGTACCCCGGTTATCTTTGGATGTTTGGTTTAGAAAAATAATCCTTTTATGTTGGGTGCTCAATATgcagtaaaaataattattaactatCCATAATCCTAAATTACTATGGGCGATGGGACACAAAGGATGATGATAGGATGTGGTATTGCTCTCTACAGAATACCacctatgtgccagacactgtgctagttATCTTACCTGGTGTGGATTTCATTTATACCTGATGGAAGAACTCATACTTCAATGAAGCAGAACAATTTATAAAGCTACAATCTTAAGAATCTGGAGTTCAGACttggctctttaaaaaaaaaatatttaacctcTTTTAGGCCCAGATGGTTTGCTCATTGGGGAACTGGGAGAATGGATaacaatcaaaagacagagtagcaagtgttggcaaggatatagagTAACACACATACAGTTTGGAAAACTGTCAATATATACAAAGGCTAAACATTCATGTATATTTTGACTCAGGAGTTGCACTCCTGGTATAGTTCAACATAAATATGTCCTTGTGTCCACCAAAAGACATGAACAAGACTGATTACTAGGCTCAAAATTTAAAGCAATgcaactgtccatcaacagaaaaaGAGTGTTATAGTCCTCTAATGCATTACagtacagaaatgaaaatgaaccaACTACAGCCATGAACAACAACACAGAAGAAATATCACGAATATAACAGTGATACTTCCACTGTAATCCCTCCATCTTCCTTCTGCCTACAAAAACACATACCCATGGAGTCCCAAATGGGGGCAGATTTGAGGCCACAAGAAAGAATTTAGGGAGAGGGAAAAGCAGAAGCAACCCTCGGAACTCAACCTGATGTCTGATATCCCCAGCTGTTGGAGTTTGTCAAGGGAAAAATGTTATGCATTTTAtgcttatgcatttattttgaattaacTACCCACATGGAGATTGAAGTGGGTCAAACAAATTAACACTGtactaacttttattttaaagtatttcttgtCAAGCAGATTAATGCAGAGAAGCAGAGTTTCTATAAGCCCCTGATGACAAGTTCAGACACTCAAAGGCTATTCCCATGTTTGATAGACCAGACACTGGAGTGAGATTCAGAAGATCATCTGCGTCCTGGTGTCAGTTCTGACTCAGTAGCTACGTGACCTTGGGTAATGCCCTTCACTTCTCTGTGAAGATACATCTGGGAAAAGACACTGAGTTCCTCGAAAGGATAGAATTCACCATGCCAGTCCAATTATTTTAACAAGAACAACAACTATGACTCTTATGTTTCCTTAAAGCAAAATTCCCAGTGGTGTATGACAAAATACCTGGTCAACATCATGTCCACCTAAAGTCATATAGTCCCCACCTAACTTCAATTCCCAAGAGCTGACACTGTTCACACTTACCACTGTGTAAGGAACATTTTGAAGGAAGACTTGGTTACATTCTGGACAGGTTTCAGGATTTTAGAAGAATTTCAGGACAACAGCAGAGGCTGTGAGGGCCAGGATTGGTCACGTCACAAACCCCAGAGAGACCCCAGTCAGCTTGGCAAGAACCGGATTGATAACTTGCTAGAGGGGAGTGCAGGGCTCTCACGCTCCACTCATGCCTATCAATGATactagatttgtttttaaagtccCTCATtttaaagagagaggggaaatggCCACTTTTCCAAgcttcctctcccaccccacacTCATTCTCTTCTTATCCAGGAGTGACAGGCCATGATCAAAGTGGAGGAGGGTTAGGAATCAGGACCAACCCCATTTTAttggcccctgtcctgggggGAGGTTTTCATCTTGCCAAGTTCACGTGGTGGGTTCTATTTTGTCAGGACTATATGCTGGAAggtgaaaaacataaaataaaataactcaatATTCAGATTGGTTGAGGAAAAGGATGGTGGGGGAgagtcattttatttctcttggtctATCACCATGGTTCATTTAATATGATTAAAAGGTGGGTCCTTCATTGCCTGAGCTAGTGGAGAAAGGGGCATGAACTGCTCTCATAGGACTCTCCCATCATCATAATAATGCATAATTGCAGGTCATTaagttttgtggttttttttaaatagaactttcttttcttcttaattttatttcacttttcccccttaatggaggcaccggggattgaacccaggaccttgtgcatgccaagcacaagttctaccactaagctatacctccCACACCCTaaggtttgtgtttttaaaaatgaaagctgtagcctggaaaagaataaaagcaaacaaatctGAATGAAACAGAATAGTAATTTCAGAGTCTTGGAAACTTGACAAAGATATTGTTTcttgaaaattttgatttatctaATTctggcctttttgtttgtttctgttatatattaaaatgaattcaaaaaagtttgtggtatttttattctgttaacaCTGTTTCTCTCTGAGTCACACTTATCATATGTTATTTACTGTAGTGAAAGCCATTTCCCTTATTTAACCTTTTTCAAAAAACACAGCATTAGAGCATGATTGTTCCTCATTCGCCCACGAGGTTAAAAATCAGATGTACTCATCGTCCCTCCCAGTCTTTAACATCAACCCAGGATTTTTTCTCTACTTACTAGGTTCATGTGTTTCAACCACCCCTCACCCTCAGCCAAATTACAGtgcattttaaatgttattttattaatgCTTCTGTTTATGTTCTGAATTTTCAAGTGCAAAACAGCCAAAACATACACCTACCCTAATGGATTCGATATATCAAAATCTCTTCTAACACAGTATGTATGAGACCAGTGTGCTAGAATAATTTTGGTAAAACATTTGTATGGCATAATGATAAACATTGGCATTTTGAAACAACAACAATTAGCATGATATAAATTAAGTGACAGCaaaatgctttttgtttgtttgtttttctggacATGTACACAGCTCTTTCTGAAAGGAACCTTTGCTTTccccaaattttattttgatgtgTAAGTCAATCACGTGcctccaccccctcacccccccccccagatatTTACTTGCATATGATTTTGTAGGAGTTTGTCTAGGTCTTTGCAGTAAAATCCTTTTTCAAGTCCTTTTATAAGATCTTTCTGATGTACCAGATAATGATAAATACTAGTCCTGATGAGAAGGCTCAATTTTTGTGAATCCTGTCTCTAGTGATGGTTACTAGTATTCCATCATGAAACAAGCATCGTCATATAAGCAAGAGGATTTAAAGCATGTACGGAGATTAATtgaagtttctatttccttttttaaagtgaatcatATTTGTATTTTACTCAGTCTGAAACATTTTTGTATGCTTGAATGGATCCTGACTTGTCTTTTTTTGTTCATCTTTTAACATACCAGATATAATTGCTAATCATTTATGTAGAAATTTTATATATCCTTGTTTATAAATGTGACCACTCAGAACACTTTTTGGCATGCTCTTTTCATATTATATTtccttcaaataaaaatgtaatattctTCATAATCTTACACCAtttctttaacagaaaaaaaaatacgttCTTAATGGTGTTTTGGAAGCCTGGCCATTTGGGATGGTAGTTCATTGATGacctcaatttctttcatttttcttagtcTTTAAGTCCTTTTTTGGGGAAGGGAGTGggttttatttctgtaatttacACTTTCCACAAATCCACGTTTTATCAGTATTTTCAAATGTAGCATCATAGCTATTTGAAAGAGCTATCCTTTACACCAAATAACATTTTCTGTAttattccctttttctctctaaGGAGGTTGACTTCGATGtgtaatgtattattttttccccaggCAACAGCTCTCATATTTATTCACCAAGTATACAGTTAACGGTATTTTCCTAGGATTTAAGTATTGTCAAGAGAAACGATTTGAATCTTGGTTAACATTTaaggatattttacatttttataaatacacatatatttgtttgcatTCTGTATTTGAAGATTGGTTTTGCCATTTTTCCTTTTCACAGTTCACTGAGGTTTTTGTTCAGAATTGGAGGCAATAGCTTGCTAATGAAGTCCCTTGTTTTCCAGATCTCCCCTCAGTCAGAAAGTTCCTGTTCAAGCCAGGGTGGTTTAGCCCAGGATATTCGATTCTGGGTTGGTGGACAAATGGCCCAAACGTGGCCAGCGTCATTCCTCTGGTATCACGGACCTGGGTTAAGGAGGTCAGAATCTCAAAGACCTAAAGCTGAGATTTCCACAATTTAGGTGTAGTTGATGGCGTCTCCAAAGTGCTCTCTCTATGCAGGCTACAGGAAGCTTTTAGATAGTCTGAGTATTCAGTGCCTTCTAACTGGCTCTTGCCAGGTAGAACTACCCAATCACTTTTAACTACGTGGGGCTTATTGACAGGGTTTCCTGTATTACATTTCATCCAATCAGATGTTGCCTGTATCCAAGCCCTTATTTGCATACAGGATATATAAATAGACAACGCCTGGTCCGGACCACTCTCCTCTTTCATTGTGGGATATCAGGAAACTGCGTCCACCAAGGCTGAGCATTCTTCTAAATCTTTCTCTGCCAAGAAGGGCGTCATGAAAACCACTTCCAAAACAGAGAAGGGGAGGATGGAAAGAGATACCCGAGAAAGCTTTGCTCCCCCATATCTACAATACTCTGAAACCGGTTTACCCTAATACTGGTATTTCATTAAATGATGTGTGCAGCTTATTTTCATAACAATCTCATTAAGGGCGTTACAGACtgtgtctccctcctggcccgtTCCTACAAGCGCTCCACCATCACCTCCAGAGAGATCAAGACCTCCGTGCGCCTGCTGCTGTTCCCCGGGGAGATGGGCAAGCACGCCATGTCCGAGGGCACCAAGGCTGTCATCAGGTACACCACGCGCAAATAAGCTGCCTCAGGACCGCCTGAGCATTGCAAACCAGAGGCTCATCTCAGAgccccctcagttttcttaatAAGAACTGGATTCTGGTGAAGTTCGATCtactttattttttgaagtaagGCGTCCTGCTAATTTTAGAacgtctctctctcttttttcttttacaaagaaCTGAATATTATcgattttattttaatacatctaTGGTCTAATTTGTTCAAAAGAAATAGTGAGTTTTGTTCAATAATGTTGCATTATACCGGTTTACTAAAGGGTCAGCTCTTGTAGTTATTTTTCTAggtcaacctttttttttttttttaggtcaacCTTTCACAGGGTCTGTAAGATAATGTTACTTACCTTTTTCACTCTCATTTTCTCATGAATGTACGGAAAAATTTTCCAGACATACATTGTGTACCATAACGGCAGCCAGTTAAGTGCAGGAATATGTATAAGAATCCAACAGACTTCTATTAGGACAGATACTAaagagattttcaaatatttattaaaaattcacatcatcttacttttttttaggaaatatatttttaatgaatttacaATTTCAGTTTATATGATGAATAGatattgtaatttttaatgaattaaaattcttaattttaatgtttaaaacagTAAGTATTGACAGGTGTAAgccacataaaaattttaaactgtataatttttaaatctgtaaattgctctGAGACAAAAACAGCTCCAGGTATTGTTTGCAGGTAATCAGATCAACTGAAAATACTTAGCCTCTTTTTCAGAGGTTTTTCTGTGGGAGCCTATGGCCATTCTTTCTACCTTGAGGAATTTCACTTGCATATTTCTAGACAGAAGTTATTTCCCCTATTCCAAGTTGCCTAAAGCTTGCATTTATAAATAGCTATCATAGAATCAGAATCAAATAACCCAGAAGATTGTACACGTAATTTCCTTTGAAGAAGTCTTTTCCCTATAgtccttccatttttttaataaataataatgttaaagaaagattattcttttttattgaggtataattgacatataacattatattttagTTTCAAGTGCGCATAATgactcaatatttgtatatattgtgaactGATCACTACAATACATCTACTTAACATCTGTCAACATATATATACAGAATTTTTCTTCTGACGAGAACTTTTAAGAActattagcaactttcaaatatgcaatagagtattattaactatagtcaccatgctgtacatcacatccccatgatttatttattttataattggaagtttatacttttgactcccttcacgcACTTTACCCACCTCCCACCTGccacttctggcaaccaccaatctattccCTGTATCTaagctaggttttttttttgattctatataaaagttttttttgatTCTATAAAAAgtattgtatttgtctttctctatctgacttacttcacttagcataatgcccataaggttcatccacattgttgcaaatggcaagattttattcttttctatagctgaataatgttccattatatacatatacaacattttctttatctaatcatctatAAATGGATActtaggtcctttgcccattttaaaatctggctattttatgttgttgttgagttatatgagttctttagaTATTCTGGCTgtcaaccccttatcagatatatggcttacaaatattttctcccattcagtatgttgccttttcactctgttgattgtatTCTTTGCTTGAtagaagttttaaagtttgatgtagtcccatttggctgtttttgttttttttccccctgtgctttcagtgtcatatccaagaattcattgccaaatccaatgtcctGAAAATATTCTCCTATGTATTCTTCTGGGAGTTTTGTAATTTCAAGTTTTACATTTGGGtcttaaatccattttgagttaattttagtaTATAGTTTAATTAGAggcccaacttcattcttttgcatatggatatccagtttccccagcaccatttgttgagaagactattcttttcccactgaatgTCTTGGCACCAtcaaaaaaatcaattgatcatACATATGAGGGTTTAGTTTTTGGTTCTCTATTGTATTCCCTTGGTCTACATATCTGTCTTTATGCTCATACCACAtagttttgattattgtagctttgtagttagttttgaaatcaggaaatttgaagacctccaactttgttctttttctggattGTTTTGTTTCATCAGGGTCCGTTGATATTCCATATGGattttaggatggatttttccatttctgcaaaaaataccattgggattttgatagggattgctttgaatctatagatcatttCAGGTAGTAtagacatcttaacaatattaagtcttcaaatccatgaacacaggatgtccttccatttatttctgtcttctttcatttctttcagcaacattttgcaggattttatttttattgaagaatagttgacttacaatatcctgttaggttcaggtgtacagcaaagtgattcagttatgcatatgtgtgtgtgtgtgtgtgtgtgtgtgtgtgtgtgtgtgtatttcaggtttttttccattataggttattacaagatactgaatttagttccatgtgctgtacagtaagtccttatttatctcttttatatatagtagtatgtatctattaatcccatactctgaatttatccctctcccacatTCCCCTTCAGTAAACACaaatatgttttctatgtctgtgaatctatttctgttttgtcaataaattcatttgtgttattttttagattccacatacaagtgatatcatatgatatttgtctttctctttctgacttacttcaattagtatgataatctccaggtccatccatgttgctgcaaataacaatatttcattatttattatggctgagtaatattcagttatatgtagtatatatatatatatatacaccacatcttctttctccattcatctgttgatggacacttaggttgcttccatgtcttggctattgtaaatagtcctgctatgaacattggggtgcatgtatcttttcaaattagagttttcatcttttctggatatatgctcaggagtgggattgctggatcatatggtaactctatttttagcttttaaagaaacctccatactgtactccatagtggctgcaccaatttacattcccaccaacagtgtagaagggttcccttttctccacaccctctccagcatttattatttgtagattttttgatgattgccattctgactggtgtaacatgatacctcactgtagttttgatttgcatttctctaataattagcaatgctgagcatcttttcacgtacctgttggccatctgtatgtctttggagaaatgtctacttaggtcttctgcccactttttgattagattatttgggtttttttgatattgagctatatgagctgtttttgttttggaaattaatcccttgttggttggatcatttgtaaatattttctcctagtccataggttgtccttttgttttgtttatggtttcttttgctgtgcaaaaccttatgagtttgattagatcccatttgtttgtttttacttttatttcttttgccttgggagactaagctaggaaaacattgctatgatttatactggagaatgttttgcccatgttctcttttaggaattttaaggtgtcatgtcttatacttaagtctttaagccattttgagtttatttttgtgtatggtgtaagggagtattgtAATTTCAtggatttacatgcagctgtccagctttcccaattctgcttgctgaagagactgtctcttcttcactgtatattcttgcctcctttgtggaagattaattgactataggtgtgtagttttatttctgggctgttgATTGTGTTCTTTTGATCCACATGACTGTTTTTATGCTgttaccatgctgttttgattactgtagtgttgcagcattgtctgaagtctgggagggttatgcccccagctttgttctttttcctcagaatCTCTTTGGCAAATttgagtcttttgtggttccatataaattttaggattatttgttttagttctgtgaaaaatgtcatggataatttgatagggatcacattaaatctatagactGCTTTCAGTAGCAtggccattttgacaatattaattcttccaatccaagaacgtgggatatatttccatttctttgaatcatcttcaatttcctttatcaatattttatagttctcaaCACATACATCTTTCACCTACTTGGTCAGGttttttcctaggtattttattttttgatatgactttaaaagggatttttttcaccttctcttcctaatattacatttttagtgtaaagaaatgcaacatattTCTGTATTAATCTTAtatcttgctaccttgctgactttgtttatcagttttattagTTTTTGTGTGTAGTTTTTAATGTACAAGTGTTTTGCCTCCTTGgttatttatttctaagtatattgttctttttgatgctattgtaaatggaaatgttttcatttcctttttgaattgTTCTTTGCTGgtatataaaaatgcaacttGTTTTTGCATGTTCATTTTGTACCTTACAACTTTGCTGAATTAGTTTATTAATTCTAACAGTTCTTTGTGGAATCTCTAAGTTTTTCTGCATATTAGATCACGTCATTTgtaaacagagataattttgcttcttcctttctaatttggatgcttttaatttgttttccttaCATTATTGCTCTGGATAGAACTTCCAGTACTGTATTAAATAGAAATGGccaaagtgggcatccttgtcttgctcctgatcttagaggaaaagcttttagtcTTTCACTGTTGAGTGTGGTGATAGCTGTGCATTTTTCACGTTGAACTTTTAGAAGTCTCTTATTTGCTTGTCCTGAAGCTAGGAAGGAAAGCCAAGAAATTCTCTCCACCAGAATTTACCTGCAGTATGTATAAATTgggtgaattcttttttttttttttttaaagttagcaaCCTATCTCAGAGTTCCTGGCCTGCCAGTAAGTGCCCTTCCTTTCTCACCTGTAATGCTGAAGATTCTGTAAGCCAAGTATCAGGCCAGTTTTCCGCAGTCGCTCCCTACCATCAGCCTTAATTCTCTAACTGTAGCTGGTCGTACTGATTAAATTGTTgatccacctcccaccccacccccaaaaaagcaGAAGtctgcaaataagaaaagagtttaTTTGGGGTCTTAGGAATTGTGATTTGTGAAACACAGATTCAGGTAAAACCAAAAAGTATTCTGGGGA
This Camelus bactrianus isolate YW-2024 breed Bactrian camel chromosome X, ASM4877302v1, whole genome shotgun sequence DNA region includes the following protein-coding sequences:
- the TCEAL4 gene encoding transcription elongation factor A protein-like 4 isoform X2 gives rise to the protein MEKLCSENEGMPENPGKMENKEQPLDAGKPGVACTVEDKEKLENKGRIDHKGKIEDKEVLKDKEKPESEAKPREGKPVSQGKPENEGKPKEGKPESEGKAKEGKPASEPRAAGKRPAGDDVPRKAKRKTNKGLAQCLKEYKEAIHDMHLSNEEMIREFDEMARVEDEVKKTRQKLGGFMWMQKSLQDPFHPRGPRELRGGCRAPQRGFEDIPFV
- the TCEAL4 gene encoding transcription elongation factor A protein-like 4 isoform X1 — its product is MGEDDGHGKKEGLRVRSSQHSARLEKEEEPVQNPRRKRRGHLNMEKLCSENEGMPENPGKMENKEQPLDAGKPGVACTVEDKEKLENKGRIDHKGKIEDKEVLKDKEKPESEAKPREGKPVSQGKPENEGKPKEGKPESEGKAKEGKPASEPRAAGKRPAGDDVPRKAKRKTNKGLAQCLKEYKEAIHDMHLSNEEMIREFDEMARVEDEVKKTRQKLGGFMWMQKSLQDPFHPRGPRELRGGCRAPQRGFEDIPFV